The following are from one region of the Leptospira yasudae genome:
- a CDS encoding 2-oxoglutarate dehydrogenase E1 component — protein MKIEKLMALYGENGALLEELYNQYKLNPDTVDKEWKSFFQEVDSNGLANGNGGYTNGNGKSAVATSFTDAQAGSIREMGIINLLNAYRRQGHLAAKLDPLGIQKPNRTFIDSKLHSISPADLETVVDSDTLGRVKLKEIVDLYEKVYCNTIGAEHFYLVNDEEREWLQKQMESPAFLAPLPKSIKLRLFEKLFQADYFETFLAKKYVGKKRFSLEGGESFIPLLDTIVEEAGHHLMDGLVIGMAHRGRLNVLVNIIEKPASLIFAEFEEKTDKDNLSYADVKYHLGYSNSRMTTAGKEVKLSLAFNPSHLECVDPVVTGSVRARQTLIGDLDREKYMPILIHGDAAFAGQGVVAETLNLMNLEGYTTGGTFHIVVNNQIGFTTLPDESRSTLYATDLAKGFQIPIIHVNGDDPEAVYRVVKLGMEYRQKFKKDFIIDLVCYRRLGHNETDEPAFTQPKMYATIKSHPPTVNLYEKRLVEEGDIAQEDLDFIKNGSMHGLEDSFQRAKEQDVKIRVDTMQGVWSKFSKVSLDSEPATKLLAEQMHGIVQALTSVPPGFTPNSKLVKLLQSRKEMAEGKIPVDWGFAEALSFGSILESGFRIRLSGQDSQRGTFSHRHAVLVDTNTNEKYIPLNHISPKQAKAEIINSSLSEFSVLGFEYGYSLADPNALVMWEAQFGDFANSAQVIFDQFISSSEVKWQRLSGLIMLLPHGYEGQGPEHSSARLERFLQLCALNNMQVCNLTTAAQYFHLLRRQMLRNYRKPLVIVTPKSLLRFPASLSPVEDILQGAFREILVDDAGSKADKIEKVIFSAGKVYYDLLKYREENKIQNTALVRVEQIYPFPAKEIEAALKKFKNAKSFVWCQEEPKNQGAWFFVRERIEDLIPSNVRLVYAGRHESPSPAAGHMKLHLQEQDQLVLDAFQA, from the coding sequence ATGAAGATCGAAAAACTCATGGCGCTTTACGGAGAGAACGGTGCTCTCCTCGAAGAACTTTATAATCAGTATAAACTCAACCCGGATACGGTGGACAAAGAATGGAAGTCCTTCTTTCAAGAAGTGGATTCCAACGGTCTCGCCAACGGAAACGGCGGATATACGAACGGAAACGGAAAGTCCGCGGTCGCGACTTCCTTTACGGACGCGCAAGCGGGCTCCATCCGCGAGATGGGGATTATCAACCTTCTCAACGCGTATAGAAGACAAGGTCACCTTGCGGCAAAACTCGATCCACTCGGAATTCAAAAACCGAACCGCACGTTCATCGATTCCAAACTGCACAGCATTTCTCCCGCGGATCTCGAAACCGTGGTCGACAGCGACACGCTCGGAAGAGTGAAACTCAAAGAGATCGTCGATCTTTACGAGAAGGTTTACTGCAACACGATCGGAGCGGAACACTTCTATCTCGTAAACGACGAAGAACGCGAATGGCTTCAGAAACAAATGGAGTCTCCCGCATTCTTAGCCCCTCTGCCGAAAAGCATCAAACTCAGATTGTTCGAAAAATTATTCCAAGCGGATTACTTCGAAACCTTCCTCGCGAAAAAATACGTCGGTAAAAAAAGATTCTCTCTCGAAGGGGGAGAATCCTTCATTCCTCTTCTCGATACGATCGTGGAAGAAGCGGGTCATCACCTCATGGACGGACTCGTAATCGGAATGGCGCACAGAGGACGACTCAACGTTCTCGTGAACATCATCGAAAAACCCGCGTCCCTCATCTTCGCCGAGTTCGAAGAAAAGACGGATAAGGATAACCTCAGTTATGCGGACGTAAAGTATCACTTGGGATATTCCAACAGTAGAATGACGACTGCGGGAAAAGAAGTGAAACTTTCTCTCGCATTCAACCCGAGCCACTTGGAATGCGTGGATCCGGTCGTAACGGGTTCCGTGCGTGCTCGTCAAACTCTCATCGGAGATTTGGATCGCGAGAAATACATGCCGATTCTGATTCACGGGGATGCGGCGTTTGCGGGGCAGGGTGTGGTTGCGGAAACTCTCAACCTCATGAACCTCGAAGGTTATACGACGGGTGGAACGTTTCACATCGTGGTCAACAACCAGATCGGATTCACGACTCTTCCGGACGAATCCAGATCCACGTTGTATGCAACCGATCTCGCGAAAGGATTCCAAATTCCGATCATCCACGTAAACGGGGACGATCCCGAAGCGGTTTATAGAGTCGTAAAACTCGGGATGGAATACCGTCAGAAGTTCAAAAAAGATTTTATCATCGATCTCGTATGCTATAGAAGACTCGGCCACAACGAAACCGACGAACCTGCATTCACACAACCGAAGATGTATGCGACGATCAAAAGTCATCCTCCGACGGTCAATCTCTATGAGAAACGTCTCGTGGAAGAAGGCGACATCGCTCAGGAAGATTTGGACTTCATCAAAAACGGGTCCATGCACGGGCTGGAAGATTCTTTCCAAAGAGCCAAAGAACAGGACGTAAAGATCCGTGTCGATACCATGCAGGGAGTTTGGTCCAAGTTCTCCAAGGTTTCCTTGGATTCCGAACCCGCGACGAAACTTCTCGCGGAGCAGATGCACGGAATCGTTCAGGCTTTGACGAGCGTCCCTCCGGGATTTACTCCGAATTCAAAACTCGTAAAACTTCTCCAGAGCAGAAAGGAAATGGCGGAAGGAAAGATCCCCGTGGATTGGGGATTTGCGGAAGCCCTTTCTTTCGGATCGATTCTCGAAAGCGGATTTAGAATCCGACTTTCCGGACAGGATTCTCAGAGAGGAACGTTCTCCCATCGTCACGCGGTGTTGGTCGATACGAACACCAACGAGAAATACATTCCTCTCAACCACATTTCGCCTAAGCAGGCTAAGGCGGAGATCATCAATTCTTCCCTTTCCGAGTTCTCGGTGTTGGGCTTTGAATACGGATATTCTCTCGCCGACCCGAACGCTCTCGTGATGTGGGAAGCTCAGTTTGGAGACTTTGCGAACAGCGCGCAGGTGATCTTCGACCAATTCATTTCCAGTTCGGAAGTGAAGTGGCAAAGACTTTCCGGTTTGATCATGCTTCTTCCTCACGGATACGAAGGTCAAGGACCGGAACACTCTTCCGCAAGACTCGAAAGATTTTTACAGCTCTGCGCACTCAACAACATGCAGGTTTGTAACCTTACGACAGCGGCTCAGTATTTCCATCTCTTGAGAAGACAAATGCTCAGAAATTACCGCAAACCTCTCGTGATCGTAACTCCGAAAAGTTTGCTTCGTTTCCCGGCGTCTCTTTCTCCTGTGGAGGACATTCTGCAAGGCGCGTTCCGCGAAATCCTCGTGGACGACGCCGGTTCCAAGGCCGACAAGATCGAAAAGGTGATCTTCTCCGCGGGTAAAGTATATTATGATTTACTGAAATACCGCGAGGAGAACAAGATCCAGAATACGGCGCTCGTACGAGTGGAGCAGATCTATCCGTTCCCTGCGAAGGAAATCGAAGCGGCTCTTAAGAAATTCAAGAACGCTAAATCCTTCGTGTGGTGTCAGGAAGAACCGAAAAACCAAGGAGCTTGGTTTTTCGTTCGCGAAAGAATCGAGGATTTGATCCCTTCCAACGTTAGACTTGTCTATGCGGGAAGACATGAATCTCCGAGCCCTGCGGCCGGCCACATGAAACTGCACTTGCAGGAACAGGATCAACTCGTTCTGGACGCGTTCCAAGCCTAA
- a CDS encoding tetratricopeptide repeat protein, protein MNENHTILNLPQDLIEDLSTGRRISTGQGWFDLASIGEVHYNSVKIGPFKADERGQYYTNSVGLIQDSEEYGEDPEILVWLPRLSLYGTWDSSHDELHIFPNSTWTEMKSDLVPFIEAQWGSYEGEKKIEFLTLESADDPASAFDFIPYDLDKTIDELPDEKLSEFLNQYETSVLRHRHVSTLDKAYFALAKAYFRLGTKNPGREKIWREKCVQILNYYPENGFHFEREGAEICVWASAETGLQIFRNLLDKDQRQPEYAGGASLLSAFLIHFPDRWESILEISKIPNYTEAAFRSLETAKRWALTVVNDELAAKLKQHRKAMEWISILVYEIGESILSAPSGTYSEEQVHSIRHKKVIDRLAKGWEHLKKKEYAQTEELLRSVFSDYAEDAEALFLDARLHWLKTGSPEEGIGRAEKNLLTAAKGDPAGRGRLHNLIGCALDEIGKLEESIPAFRKAEELCPQESMYTANLAEIFWKLKDTQQAARYAQKAKSKGDRSPIVEEIFQATRTNPKQS, encoded by the coding sequence ATGAATGAAAATCATACGATTCTCAACCTTCCTCAAGACCTCATCGAAGATTTGTCGACCGGAAGAAGAATTTCAACGGGACAAGGCTGGTTCGATCTTGCTTCCATCGGGGAAGTTCATTATAATTCCGTAAAGATCGGACCGTTTAAAGCGGACGAAAGAGGACAATACTATACGAATTCCGTCGGTCTCATCCAGGATTCGGAAGAATATGGAGAAGATCCCGAAATTCTCGTTTGGCTTCCCCGGCTTTCACTCTACGGGACTTGGGATTCCAGCCACGACGAACTTCATATTTTTCCCAATTCCACCTGGACGGAAATGAAATCCGATTTGGTTCCGTTTATCGAAGCGCAATGGGGAAGCTACGAAGGAGAGAAAAAAATCGAATTTCTAACTTTGGAAAGCGCGGACGATCCTGCTTCCGCATTCGATTTTATACCTTATGATCTGGATAAAACGATCGATGAGCTTCCGGATGAGAAACTAAGCGAATTTTTGAATCAATACGAAACATCCGTTCTCCGTCATCGACACGTTTCCACTTTGGACAAAGCTTACTTCGCATTAGCAAAAGCGTATTTCCGTCTGGGAACAAAAAATCCCGGCCGAGAAAAAATCTGGAGGGAGAAATGCGTTCAGATTCTGAATTATTATCCGGAAAACGGATTTCATTTCGAAAGGGAAGGCGCGGAAATCTGCGTATGGGCCTCGGCCGAAACGGGACTTCAAATCTTTCGAAATCTTTTGGACAAGGATCAGAGACAACCGGAATACGCGGGCGGTGCAAGCCTTCTTTCCGCGTTTTTGATTCATTTTCCCGATCGGTGGGAATCCATATTAGAAATATCTAAAATTCCAAACTATACGGAAGCGGCGTTCCGCTCCCTCGAAACCGCCAAACGATGGGCCCTTACGGTCGTAAACGACGAACTCGCAGCGAAACTCAAACAACACCGAAAAGCGATGGAATGGATTTCCATACTCGTGTATGAAATCGGAGAAAGCATTCTCTCCGCCCCAAGCGGAACCTATTCCGAAGAGCAAGTCCATTCGATTCGACACAAGAAAGTGATCGATCGGCTGGCGAAGGGTTGGGAACACTTAAAGAAAAAAGAATATGCTCAAACGGAAGAATTACTTCGCTCCGTATTCTCCGATTATGCGGAGGACGCGGAAGCCTTATTCTTGGACGCAAGATTGCATTGGTTAAAAACCGGATCACCGGAAGAAGGAATCGGACGCGCGGAAAAAAATCTGCTGACCGCGGCCAAAGGCGATCCCGCCGGAAGAGGGAGACTCCACAATCTCATCGGATGCGCGTTAGACGAAATCGGAAAACTGGAAGAATCCATACCGGCATTTCGAAAAGCGGAAGAACTCTGCCCGCAAGAATCCATGTATACGGCCAATCTCGCGGAGATTTTTTGGAAACTGAAAGATACGCAACAAGCCGCAAGATATGCCCAAAAAGCTAAAAGCAAGGGAGATCGATCGCCGATCGTAGAGGAAATTTTTCAGGCAACCAGGACTAATCCGAAACAATCATAA
- the carA gene encoding glutamine-hydrolyzing carbamoyl-phosphate synthase small subunit, giving the protein MKAFLVLDNGTIIEGESFGYETDSVGEVVFNTSMAGYQEILTDPSYCNQIITLTYPMIGNYGIHPNNMESAKIQASGLIVKEYVDRPSNFRSEKTLSQFLKEYKIPAIQGIDTRKLTRYIRTNGSPNGGIFVAPEYSPQFLEKVKSFPGIINADLAKVVTTSSKYIFGTHTGKKFKLAVYDYGVKTNILRLLDASGFAVTVYPAQTPAEEIMKEGTDAFFLSNGPGDPAPLDYAIDATRKIMEKGYPLFGICLGHQIIGLSLGKKTEKMKFGHRGGNQPVKNLSTGQVEITSQNHGFAVIDDQKSDEPVSFLNLNDDTVEGILKSGYPLLTVQYHPESAPGPNDSRYLFQKFYDLVESTKRGK; this is encoded by the coding sequence ATGAAAGCGTTTCTGGTTCTCGACAACGGCACGATCATAGAAGGAGAATCTTTCGGCTACGAAACGGACTCCGTCGGCGAGGTTGTCTTCAATACTTCCATGGCGGGTTATCAAGAAATTCTCACCGACCCTTCCTACTGCAATCAAATCATAACGTTGACCTACCCGATGATCGGGAACTACGGAATCCATCCGAACAACATGGAATCCGCAAAAATCCAAGCGAGCGGATTGATCGTAAAAGAATATGTGGACCGTCCTTCGAACTTTCGTTCCGAAAAGACGCTTTCCCAATTTTTAAAAGAATATAAAATCCCGGCCATCCAGGGGATAGATACCCGCAAGCTGACGCGTTACATCCGAACCAACGGTTCTCCGAACGGCGGAATCTTTGTGGCTCCGGAATATTCTCCTCAGTTTCTGGAGAAGGTGAAGTCCTTTCCGGGAATCATCAACGCGGATCTTGCAAAAGTCGTAACGACTTCTTCGAAATACATCTTCGGAACTCATACCGGAAAAAAATTCAAACTCGCCGTGTATGATTACGGCGTGAAGACGAACATTCTTCGTTTGTTGGACGCAAGCGGATTTGCGGTAACGGTTTATCCCGCGCAGACTCCTGCGGAAGAAATCATGAAGGAAGGAACGGACGCATTCTTTCTTTCCAACGGCCCCGGAGATCCGGCGCCTCTCGATTACGCGATCGACGCAACCCGTAAGATTATGGAAAAAGGATATCCTCTTTTCGGAATCTGTCTCGGTCATCAGATCATCGGACTTTCACTCGGTAAAAAAACCGAGAAGATGAAGTTTGGTCATCGCGGCGGAAACCAACCGGTTAAGAATTTGTCCACCGGACAGGTGGAGATTACTTCGCAAAACCACGGTTTTGCGGTGATCGACGATCAAAAGTCGGACGAACCCGTTTCCTTTTTGAATCTGAACGACGACACCGTAGAAGGGATTTTAAAATCCGGTTATCCATTGTTGACCGTTCAGTATCACCCTGAAAGCGCGCCGGGTCCGAACGATTCCCGTTATTTATTTCAAAAGTTTTACGATCTCGTTGAGTCTACAAAAAGAGGCAAATAA
- the thrS gene encoding threonine--tRNA ligase — protein MHRLTLPDKSVKEVAQGSTYRDFIEKELPFLKNKALAVRLNGTDIQDLSRTVEADANIEVLTYSEKAGWETFQHSAAHLLGMAVQNLYKNANLTVGPVIENGPGFFYYDIDFQGAIVTPEDFPKIEAEMEKIVKADHHVWRKVVPKKEAIETFQKLGEKYKIEIIGGIPSEEVSIYGMGEWFDLCRGPHVPNSGVLKSFKLTAISGAYWKADKDNAMLTRIYGVAFPTKKELDAYLFQIEEAKKRDHRKIGKEMDLFSFQKEGPGFPFWHPKGTILWNSLADYLRSECNKRGYQEIKTPAVLSSELWKKSGHWDNFHENMYFTDIDEEDYALKPMNCPGCSLIYKHHLHSYRELPLRFAEFGSVHRHELHGVLHGLFRVRAFTQDDSHIYAPLDHLESEVMDIIDFTFTVYKKFGFSEFKTFIATRPEKSQGKDEDWEFATNTLKQSLEKKGIPYGIKEGEGAFYGPKIEFNIKDSIGRLWQCGTIQVDFSMPERFELDYTDSDGQKKRPVMIHRAIYGSLERFIGILIEHYEGKFPLWISPNQVRILTVTEKVTDYAKDVYRELVGAGFRVEMDTRNEKIGAKIRDSILKKANYLLVLGEKEMESGTLAVRKLGQEDTKTLTRAGFISNLQDEIKVG, from the coding sequence ATGCATAGGCTTACGTTGCCGGACAAATCCGTTAAGGAAGTCGCACAAGGTTCCACTTACCGCGACTTCATCGAAAAAGAATTACCCTTCTTAAAAAACAAGGCTCTCGCCGTACGTCTGAACGGCACGGATATCCAGGACTTATCCCGAACGGTGGAAGCCGATGCAAACATAGAAGTGTTGACTTATTCCGAAAAAGCGGGATGGGAAACGTTCCAGCATTCCGCGGCGCACTTGCTCGGAATGGCGGTTCAGAATTTATACAAGAACGCGAATCTCACCGTGGGTCCGGTCATTGAAAACGGTCCCGGATTTTTTTATTACGACATCGATTTTCAAGGTGCGATCGTAACTCCCGAAGATTTTCCGAAGATCGAAGCCGAAATGGAGAAGATCGTAAAGGCGGATCATCACGTTTGGAGAAAGGTCGTTCCTAAAAAAGAAGCGATCGAGACGTTCCAAAAACTCGGAGAGAAATATAAGATCGAAATCATCGGAGGAATTCCGAGCGAAGAAGTTTCCATCTATGGAATGGGAGAATGGTTCGATCTTTGCCGAGGACCACACGTTCCGAATTCGGGAGTATTAAAATCTTTTAAACTAACCGCGATCTCGGGCGCGTATTGGAAAGCGGACAAAGACAACGCGATGCTTACGCGCATTTACGGAGTCGCTTTCCCGACCAAAAAAGAATTGGATGCGTATCTCTTTCAAATCGAAGAAGCGAAAAAAAGAGATCATAGAAAGATCGGAAAAGAAATGGATCTATTCTCCTTTCAAAAAGAAGGACCCGGATTTCCGTTCTGGCATCCGAAAGGAACGATCCTCTGGAATTCGCTCGCGGATTATCTTCGATCCGAGTGCAACAAGCGCGGATATCAGGAGATCAAAACTCCCGCGGTTCTTTCTTCAGAGCTTTGGAAGAAGTCGGGTCACTGGGATAACTTTCACGAGAACATGTATTTCACGGACATCGACGAAGAGGATTACGCTCTCAAGCCGATGAACTGTCCTGGATGTTCTTTGATTTATAAACATCACCTGCATTCGTATCGCGAGTTGCCTCTTCGGTTCGCGGAATTCGGAAGCGTGCATCGTCACGAATTGCACGGTGTTCTTCACGGACTTTTCCGAGTAAGAGCGTTCACGCAGGACGATTCTCATATCTACGCTCCGTTGGATCATCTCGAGTCCGAGGTGATGGACATCATCGACTTTACGTTTACCGTATATAAGAAATTCGGATTTTCCGAATTCAAAACTTTCATCGCGACTCGTCCGGAAAAATCCCAAGGGAAGGACGAAGACTGGGAATTTGCCACGAACACCTTGAAACAATCCCTCGAAAAAAAGGGAATTCCGTACGGAATCAAAGAAGGAGAAGGCGCGTTCTACGGACCGAAGATCGAATTCAACATCAAGGATTCCATCGGAAGACTTTGGCAGTGCGGAACGATCCAAGTGGATTTCTCCATGCCGGAAAGATTCGAGTTGGATTATACCGACAGCGACGGTCAGAAAAAAAGACCGGTCATGATTCACAGAGCGATCTACGGGTCCTTGGAGCGGTTCATCGGAATTCTCATCGAACACTATGAGGGAAAATTTCCTCTTTGGATTTCTCCCAACCAGGTGAGAATTCTCACCGTGACCGAAAAAGTCACCGACTACGCGAAGGACGTTTATCGCGAGTTAGTCGGAGCCGGTTTCCGGGTGGAGATGGACACGAGAAACGAAAAGATCGGCGCCAAGATCCGTGATTCTATCCTGAAAAAGGCGAATTATCTTTTGGTTCTCGGTGAAAAGGAAATGGAGTCCGGAACTCTCGCGGTAAGAAAGCTCGGTCAAGAAGACACGAAGACCTTGACCCGCGCCGGTTTTATTTCTAATCTCCAGGACGAAATCAAAGTAGGCTGA
- the infC gene encoding translation initiation factor IF-3, with amino-acid sequence MQRKPSQKSATDKLFNHRINEKITGVSRVRLVSDDGVAIVPFEEALRKAKEENLDLVEVSADQELHVCKIIDYGKYKFELLKKSKEAKKKQHVINVKEIKIRPRIESHDYEIKKKHAQEFLGKGDKVKVSLRFRGREMMHSDLGMKVVYRMIEDLKEHGTAERDPVQDGKQIVVIINPK; translated from the coding sequence ATGCAGAGGAAACCGAGTCAAAAGTCAGCAACGGATAAACTTTTTAATCACAGGATCAATGAGAAGATCACGGGCGTTTCTAGAGTCCGTTTAGTATCGGACGACGGAGTGGCGATCGTTCCTTTTGAAGAAGCTCTCAGAAAAGCAAAAGAAGAAAACCTGGATCTCGTGGAAGTATCGGCGGATCAGGAACTTCACGTTTGTAAGATCATCGACTACGGTAAGTATAAATTCGAGTTACTCAAAAAGAGTAAAGAGGCTAAAAAGAAACAACACGTAATCAACGTTAAAGAAATTAAGATTCGTCCTCGAATCGAAAGCCATGATTACGAAATCAAAAAGAAACACGCGCAAGAGTTTCTTGGAAAGGGAGACAAAGTAAAAGTCAGTCTCCGGTTCCGCGGTAGAGAGATGATGCACTCCGACCTCGGGATGAAAGTCGTATATAGAATGATCGAAGACCTGAAAGAACACGGCACTGCGGAAAGGGACCCGGTTCAGGACGGAAAACAGATCGTAGTAATTATTAATCCGAAATAA
- the rpmI gene encoding 50S ribosomal protein L35: MPKLKTNRAAAKRFKFTKNNKIKRKSMNTRHILTKKGPKRRRRLRGLTLVNNSDWKSIVRLMPYGVR; encoded by the coding sequence ATGCCAAAGTTGAAAACGAACAGAGCCGCTGCAAAGCGTTTCAAGTTCACGAAGAACAACAAAATCAAACGCAAGAGTATGAATACCCGTCACATCTTGACCAAAAAGGGACCGAAACGCAGAAGACGTCTTCGCGGTTTGACCTTGGTCAATAACTCTGACTGGAAATCCATCGTCAGATTAATGCCTTATGGAGTACGATAA
- the rplT gene encoding 50S ribosomal protein L20, whose protein sequence is MPRAVNGTIHKNRRRRVLKDAKGFRGARSKLYRTAKSAVMKAGQWAYRDRRAKKRDFRKLWIIRINAAARENGLSYSVFMNSLKKLGINMDRKSLAELAFNDREVFNALVEKIKVAG, encoded by the coding sequence ATGCCTAGAGCGGTCAACGGAACAATCCACAAAAATAGAAGAAGAAGAGTCTTAAAAGACGCAAAAGGATTCCGCGGAGCCCGTTCTAAACTTTACAGAACGGCAAAAAGTGCGGTAATGAAAGCGGGCCAGTGGGCATACCGCGATCGTAGAGCGAAGAAAAGAGATTTTCGTAAACTTTGGATCATCAGAATTAACGCCGCTGCAAGAGAAAATGGTTTGTCTTATTCCGTATTCATGAATTCTCTTAAGAAATTAGGGATCAACATGGATCGTAAGTCCCTTGCAGAGCTGGCTTTTAACGATCGGGAAGTTTTCAACGCCCTGGTCGAAAAGATCAAAGTAGCCGGATAA
- a CDS encoding cell division protein ZapA: MDPRRVKVRILGEEYTILSETGEDYIYSLAEDVDRKLRELGAGMPGASRQKLAILAALNFADELNQAKEIKSETTPSASPGTGEIEEKTRKLITMLEEGIIGDL, from the coding sequence TTGGACCCACGCAGGGTAAAAGTCAGAATTCTCGGAGAGGAATATACGATCCTCAGCGAAACGGGAGAAGACTATATTTATTCCCTTGCGGAAGACGTGGATCGAAAGCTCAGAGAACTCGGAGCCGGAATGCCCGGCGCATCCCGGCAAAAATTAGCCATCTTAGCCGCGCTGAACTTCGCGGACGAATTGAATCAAGCGAAAGAAATCAAAAGTGAAACGACACCTTCCGCTTCTCCCGGAACCGGCGAGATCGAAGAAAAAACCCGCAAGTTGATCACGATGTTGGAAGAAGGAATCATTGGAGACCTGTGA
- a CDS encoding 5-formyltetrahydrofolate cyclo-ligase has translation MKLQSRNALRTLLTLLEEREIKDRAILRFLAEITAGAHRIIAYAPDKWEVKVDPKALGWNDSGKEIYFPKMTGEKLEFILPESWESGPFGISEPKGTKTLNFHDAEWIVVPALGYDELGFRLGRGAGFYDRTLYDVSPNKLIGLTYEELFPASFAKEDHDIRVGTVITEKKIYQIV, from the coding sequence TTGAAACTTCAATCTAGAAACGCACTTCGAACCCTTCTTACTCTTTTGGAAGAAAGAGAAATCAAAGACCGAGCCATTCTCCGATTCTTAGCGGAAATTACGGCGGGCGCACACAGGATCATCGCCTACGCACCCGATAAATGGGAAGTAAAGGTGGACCCGAAAGCCTTGGGTTGGAACGATTCCGGCAAGGAAATTTATTTCCCAAAAATGACCGGAGAAAAGCTCGAATTCATTCTTCCCGAATCCTGGGAATCGGGTCCGTTCGGAATTTCCGAACCGAAAGGAACAAAGACCTTAAATTTTCACGACGCGGAATGGATTGTCGTTCCCGCTTTGGGCTACGACGAACTCGGTTTTCGTTTGGGACGGGGCGCGGGCTTTTATGACAGAACCTTGTACGACGTAAGTCCGAATAAATTGATCGGCCTTACCTACGAAGAACTCTTTCCGGCGAGCTTTGCAAAGGAAGATCACGACATAAGAGTAGGGACCGTCATTACGGAGAAAAAAATCTATCAAATCGTCTGA
- a CDS encoding chemotaxis protein CheW codes for MASFDNRQYLESLEADKTTDSQKEYLTFNVEDEIFGIDILKIHEILKPVPITRIPNGDDYILGVINLRGEIIPILDLKQVFGIGYSEIIPSTRIIVVVHEEKRAGILVDTVKQVVKIQFDKISKATDDLTLNYSSLIESVSQAEETLILNLNLSVLINFEQEVA; via the coding sequence ATGGCCTCATTCGATAATAGACAATATCTTGAATCCTTAGAAGCGGATAAGACGACGGACTCTCAAAAGGAATATCTTACCTTCAACGTCGAGGATGAGATCTTCGGAATCGATATCCTGAAAATCCACGAAATTCTGAAGCCGGTTCCGATCACGAGAATTCCGAACGGAGACGATTATATTCTCGGGGTGATTAATCTCCGAGGAGAGATCATTCCGATATTAGATCTAAAGCAGGTTTTCGGAATCGGATACAGCGAGATCATTCCGTCCACGAGAATCATCGTCGTCGTTCATGAAGAAAAACGCGCGGGAATTCTCGTCGATACGGTAAAGCAAGTGGTGAAAATTCAATTCGACAAAATCAGCAAGGCCACCGACGACCTTACTCTCAATTACAGTTCTTTGATAGAATCTGTCAGCCAGGCGGAGGAAACCTTGATTCTTAACTTAAACCTATCCGTCCTGATCAACTTCGAACAGGAGGTCGCGTAA